A stretch of Campylobacter sp. MG1 DNA encodes these proteins:
- a CDS encoding MqnA/MqnD/SBP family protein, whose protein sequence is MIFGKINYINLLPLHLYLKSSKLPSYIKASIEYKKNVPAKLNKMLNNKKIDSAIISSIESTKKKYKNLNIGICANKKVLSVLVEKNSVAQNDKESATSNALAKILNLNGKVLIGDKALKAYTNDKNKYIDMCEIWYKNTNLPFMFARFSSVKNHNKAKKILKNFIKKNINANQRQKIPKYILEYFSNTRKIAQKDIKNYLKYIYYKIGKKERKALKIYTNKILYK, encoded by the coding sequence ATGATTTTTGGAAAAATTAATTATATAAATTTACTACCATTACATTTATATTTAAAATCTTCTAAACTACCAAGCTACATAAAAGCTAGTATAGAATACAAAAAAAATGTTCCTGCAAAACTTAACAAAATGCTAAATAATAAAAAAATTGACAGCGCCATAATATCAAGTATTGAAAGTACTAAAAAAAAATATAAAAATCTTAATATAGGAATATGTGCTAATAAAAAAGTTTTAAGTGTTTTGGTAGAAAAAAATTCTGTAGCTCAAAATGACAAAGAGTCGGCTACTTCAAATGCTCTTGCAAAAATTTTAAATTTAAATGGAAAAGTTTTAATAGGAGATAAAGCTCTAAAAGCTTATACTAACGATAAAAATAAATATATTGATATGTGTGAAATTTGGTATAAAAATACAAATTTACCATTTATGTTTGCCAGATTCTCTAGTGTAAAAAATCATAATAAGGCTAAAAAAATACTAAAAAATTTCATAAAAAAAAATATAAATGCAAATCAAAGACAAAAAATACCTAAATACATCTTAGAATACTTTTCAAACACTAGAAAAATAGCCCAAAAAGATATTAAAAATTACTTGAAATACATATACTACAAAATAGGAAAAAAGGAACGAAAAGCTCTAAAAATATATACGAACAAAATATTATATAAATAG
- a CDS encoding HU family DNA-binding protein — protein sequence MTKAEFISLVAEKADFTKKDVGIVTDAVFEVLAECLTKGESIAVNKFGTFSTTKRAEREARVPGTDKVVNVPATTVVKFKVSSVLKDKVAEAHKEKEAAESCKTGKCKKKK from the coding sequence ATGACCAAAGCGGAATTTATTTCATTAGTTGCTGAAAAAGCAGATTTTACTAAAAAGGATGTAGGTATAGTTACTGATGCTGTATTTGAAGTATTAGCAGAATGTTTAACAAAAGGTGAAAGTATAGCTGTTAATAAATTTGGAACTTTTTCAACTACTAAAAGAGCTGAAAGAGAAGCAAGAGTTCCTGGTACTGATAAAGTTGTGAATGTTCCAGCGACAACTGTTGTAAAATTTAAAGTTAGTAGTGTTTTAAAAGATAAAGTAGCTGAAGCACATAAAGAAAAAGAAGCTGCAGAATCTTGCAAAACAGGTAAATGCAAAAAGAAAAAATAA